One segment of Clostridium ljungdahlii DSM 13528 DNA contains the following:
- a CDS encoding purine-cytosine permease family protein: MSKEKAGDDYALSRVPSNVRRPMWEVLVIRLGCLACVSQVMLGAALGYGMTFWGAFWATMFGSVILQAVSFAIGAAAAKEGLSTSLLSRWSGFGKAGSSIIGGIIAISLMGWFGIQNSVFAEGIYKATGIFNMQIWSAITGLVVTIIVVYGYKVLSLTADVTLPLFLCTMVYAGFKLLSGHDIGNLIMTAQPAGKILSMGAATTMVAGGFITGAIITPDLSRYMKGPKDVFAATVVSTFVGELTINLLGVLMALAVRTSDIVSIMLSITGWLGAGIVIFSTLKINDINLYSASLGITNMIDAIFNIKLNRAAATWGIGIFSTILSMLGIINYFQSFLTLLGVTLPPVAGIIFVDYYILKRDRKLLEATRHDENLPESCEIINPIAIVAWIIASIIGKFINIGIPAIMSLLAGAIIYYLVSIIYKAVTKSEKIEFKRTVDI, from the coding sequence ATGTCAAAAGAAAAAGCAGGAGACGATTATGCATTAAGTAGAGTGCCCAGTAATGTAAGAAGACCTATGTGGGAGGTACTTGTAATAAGACTTGGTTGTTTGGCATGTGTTTCACAAGTTATGCTTGGAGCCGCTCTTGGTTATGGAATGACATTTTGGGGTGCTTTCTGGGCTACAATGTTTGGAAGTGTTATCCTCCAGGCGGTAAGTTTCGCGATAGGTGCAGCTGCTGCTAAAGAAGGGCTTTCTACAAGTCTTCTTTCAAGATGGTCTGGATTTGGAAAAGCTGGTTCATCAATAATAGGAGGAATTATAGCAATATCTCTGATGGGGTGGTTTGGAATACAAAATTCTGTTTTTGCAGAGGGTATATATAAAGCAACTGGAATTTTTAATATGCAGATTTGGTCTGCTATTACAGGTCTTGTAGTTACAATCATAGTAGTTTATGGATATAAGGTATTGAGTCTTACAGCTGATGTTACTTTACCACTTTTTTTGTGCACCATGGTATATGCTGGATTTAAATTGTTATCGGGACATGATATAGGAAATCTTATAATGACTGCACAACCTGCAGGAAAAATTCTTTCCATGGGTGCGGCAACAACTATGGTTGCAGGAGGATTTATAACGGGTGCAATAATAACTCCTGATTTAAGTCGTTATATGAAAGGACCTAAAGATGTTTTTGCAGCTACTGTTGTAAGTACATTTGTTGGTGAATTAACTATAAATTTGCTTGGTGTTTTAATGGCTCTTGCAGTTAGGACAAGTGATATTGTAAGCATAATGTTGTCTATAACAGGATGGCTTGGTGCAGGTATTGTAATCTTTTCTACACTTAAGATAAATGATATAAATTTATATTCTGCAAGTCTTGGTATAACTAACATGATAGATGCTATATTTAACATAAAATTGAATAGGGCTGCTGCTACCTGGGGAATAGGAATATTCAGCACGATCTTATCCATGTTAGGTATTATAAATTATTTCCAGAGTTTTTTAACTTTACTTGGAGTTACATTACCTCCTGTTGCAGGTATTATTTTTGTTGATTATTATATATTAAAGAGAGATAGAAAATTACTTGAAGCAACAAGGCATGATGAAAATCTTCCGGAGAGCTGTGAAATTATAAATCCTATTGCAATAGTAGCATGGATTATTGCATCAATTATCGGAAAATTCATAAATATAGGAATACCTGCCATAATGTCTCTGCTTGCTGGTGCAATTATTTACTACTTAGTGTCTATCATATATAAAGCTGTAACTAAAAGTGAAAAAATTGAGTTTAAGAGAACTGTGGATATATAA
- a CDS encoding DUF6092 family protein, with amino-acid sequence MNEKLIELLAYIVSSAVGCLNEPKIYGSLRLIDTTQKIIELFNELNLVEDENLNEIANIINEEKSLCMSDDAAFEKMLNSVSDKLVQLIVNEGK; translated from the coding sequence ATGAATGAAAAATTGATTGAGCTGCTTGCTTATATTGTTTCAAGTGCAGTTGGATGTCTAAATGAACCTAAAATATACGGCTCGCTTAGACTTATTGATACAACTCAAAAAATAATTGAACTGTTTAATGAGCTGAATCTTGTTGAAGATGAAAATTTAAATGAAATAGCCAATATAATAAATGAGGAAAAATCTCTATGCATGAGTGATGATGCAGCATTTGAAAAGATGCTTAATAGTGTATCAGATAAATTAGTACAATTAATAGTAAATGAAGGGAAGTAA
- a CDS encoding nitroreductase family protein: MSDSVLLDVMKKRRSIRRFSEEPVTKSEVMELLKGAVTAPSGSNIQPWLFGIIDDQKQLNKIFPFSPGLGGKPSCIIVVCSNRKLAYDKGGKLGRDELAIMDISMASENIMLLAAERGLGTCPVKSFNAQAVRKILKLPEYVSPDLIITLGYPKNETKSPPKRKLEDVLFYNDWEEKTYE; the protein is encoded by the coding sequence ATGTCAGATAGTGTATTATTAGACGTTATGAAAAAGAGAAGAAGCATTAGAAGGTTTTCTGAAGAACCAGTTACAAAATCTGAGGTTATGGAATTGCTTAAAGGAGCTGTTACAGCTCCCTCTGGCAGCAATATTCAGCCATGGTTGTTTGGAATTATAGATGATCAAAAACAATTGAATAAAATCTTCCCTTTTAGTCCGGGATTGGGTGGGAAGCCATCCTGCATAATTGTAGTTTGTTCTAATCGAAAATTAGCATATGATAAAGGAGGTAAATTGGGAAGAGATGAACTGGCAATAATGGACATTTCTATGGCATCAGAAAATATTATGCTTCTGGCCGCAGAAAGAGGCTTAGGGACTTGCCCTGTAAAGTCTTTTAATGCTCAGGCAGTTAGAAAAATATTAAAGCTCCCTGAATATGTATCGCCAGATTTAATAATAACTCTTGGATATCCTAAAAATGAGACTAAATCGCCTCCTAAAAGAAAGTTAGAGGATGTTCTTTTTTATAACGACTGGGAGGAAAAAACATATGAATGA